In one window of Borrelia anserina Es DNA:
- the rplA gene encoding 50S ribosomal protein L1: MAKSGKKYIQALSKIDKRKSYSVDEAISLLKEITFVKFDETIDVSVNLNLKKNHTVRDTVVLPNQFMKEKRILVFAKGDKAEEAREAGAAYVGDDDLINKIKGGFTSFDIVVATPDMMKDVGKLGPILGKRGLMPNPKTQTITNDLKSTIGSLKKGRTEFRATKNGVINFSVGKSSMDNKKIKENYDEFIKELLKRRPSDLKGTFVDSVYLSSTMGPSVKIDFV, translated from the coding sequence ATGGCTAAGAGTGGAAAGAAATATATTCAAGCGCTATCTAAGATAGATAAGCGTAAATCTTACAGTGTAGATGAGGCAATATCCTTATTAAAGGAAATTACATTTGTTAAGTTTGATGAGACCATAGATGTATCTGTTAATCTTAATTTAAAGAAGAATCATACAGTTAGAGATACAGTTGTTTTGCCAAATCAGTTTATGAAAGAGAAACGAATACTTGTTTTTGCAAAGGGTGATAAAGCTGAGGAGGCAAGGGAAGCTGGCGCTGCTTATGTTGGAGATGATGATCTTATTAATAAGATTAAAGGAGGTTTTACTTCTTTTGATATTGTTGTTGCAACCCCTGATATGATGAAGGATGTGGGGAAGCTTGGTCCTATTTTGGGTAAGCGGGGATTGATGCCAAATCCTAAGACGCAAACGATTACAAATGATTTAAAGAGTACTATAGGTAGTCTTAAGAAAGGACGTACAGAATTTAGGGCAACTAAAAATGGTGTGATCAATTTTTCTGTTGGTAAGTCTTCTATGGATAACAAGAAGATAAAGGAAAATTATGATGAATTCATTAAAGAATTACTTAAAAGGCGTCCGAGTGATTTAAAGGGTACTTTTGTGGATAGTGTTTATCTTTCGTCTACCATGGGGCCTTCTGTAAAGATTGATTTTGTTTAG
- the rplK gene encoding 50S ribosomal protein L11 yields MSKKKRGIAWIKLQVPAAQAAPGAKIGQALGPHGVSGPQFVKEFNERTAKMEPGIVVPVIITVYSDKSFSFIVKTPPASVLIKRAVGIETGSKKSNTEKVGIISKEKVMEIARLKMPDLNAKTELAAFKIIAGSARSMGVEVEK; encoded by the coding sequence ATGTCTAAGAAAAAGAGAGGAATTGCTTGGATTAAGCTTCAGGTTCCGGCTGCTCAAGCCGCTCCAGGAGCTAAGATAGGTCAAGCTCTTGGGCCTCATGGTGTTAGTGGTCCTCAATTTGTTAAGGAATTTAATGAGAGAACGGCTAAGATGGAGCCAGGGATTGTTGTGCCTGTTATTATTACTGTTTACAGCGATAAGAGTTTTTCATTTATTGTAAAAACTCCACCAGCTTCAGTTTTGATTAAGAGGGCTGTTGGAATAGAGACAGGTTCTAAAAAATCAAACACAGAAAAAGTTGGTATTATATCAAAAGAAAAAGTAATGGAAATTGCAAGGCTTAAAATGCCTGATTTGAATGCAAAAACTGAACTGGCAGCGTTTAAAATTATTGCAGGAAGTGCTCGTTCTATGGGTGTTGAGGTGGAAAAATAA
- the nusG gene encoding transcription termination/antitermination protein NusG yields the protein MSRAWYVLQTFSQYEKKIEQEIRLLINEGVFGNDVLDVKAPIERVEEIKNGKKRIRERKIWPGYILIELDLPEQDWRSTVARIIKIPGVVNFVGTNKEQKPLPISDEEVKNVFMLTGEIKADKSIFILYDFEEGERVRIKGGPFDSFEGVIGSIDYEKKKLKVAVQIFGRSTPVEVDFQHIEKI from the coding sequence ATGTCCAGGGCCTGGTATGTATTGCAAACTTTTTCTCAATATGAGAAAAAAATAGAACAAGAGATAAGACTTTTAATCAATGAAGGTGTTTTTGGTAATGATGTTCTAGATGTTAAGGCTCCTATTGAAAGGGTAGAAGAGATAAAGAATGGAAAAAAGCGGATACGGGAAAGGAAAATTTGGCCAGGATATATTCTTATTGAGTTAGACCTTCCTGAGCAGGACTGGAGGAGTACAGTAGCTAGAATTATTAAGATTCCAGGTGTTGTGAATTTTGTTGGCACCAATAAAGAACAAAAACCTCTTCCAATTAGCGATGAAGAAGTTAAAAATGTTTTTATGCTTACTGGCGAGATTAAGGCAGATAAGTCTATTTTTATACTTTATGATTTTGAAGAGGGTGAGAGAGTTAGAATTAAGGGAGGACCTTTTGATTCGTTTGAGGGTGTCATTGGATCTATTGATTATGAAAAGAAAAAATTGAAAGTTGCGGTTCAAATTTTTGGGAGATCAACTCCTGTTGAAGTTGACTTTCAGCATATAGAAAAAATTTAG
- the secE gene encoding preprotein translocase subunit SecE, whose protein sequence is MFKFVKESVLELKKITWPKYSEVMSSGKQVFWLVVFISIFLGIVDYIMYLAITYVF, encoded by the coding sequence ATGTTTAAATTTGTTAAGGAAAGTGTTTTAGAACTTAAAAAAATAACATGGCCTAAATATAGTGAGGTAATGAGCAGCGGAAAACAAGTTTTTTGGTTGGTTGTTTTCATTTCTATTTTTTTAGGTATAGTAGACTATATTATGTATCTCGCTATAACTTATGTATTTTAA
- the rpmG gene encoding 50S ribosomal protein L33, protein MGKKKGKGAVELIALVCEETGIRNYTTTKNRRNKQEKLELMKYCPILRRHTLHKEGKIK, encoded by the coding sequence ATGGGCAAGAAAAAAGGCAAAGGTGCTGTCGAGCTTATAGCTTTAGTATGTGAAGAAACAGGAATTAGAAATTATACGACTACTAAGAATAGACGTAATAAGCAAGAAAAATTAGAGTTAATGAAGTATTGTCCAATTCTTAGGAGACATACTCTTCATAAAGAAGGTAAAATAAAATAA
- a CDS encoding tetratricopeptide repeat protein encodes MKTMRLLVQAFGIVLIFICCKIKQSEIHSLIGLLEKSNKKSLDRFLIIDRIVDIHMRNKDYKDALRIVNQGIVNDESGEYYPLYFYLMGNVYSFINEDLVAFTYYRYVFDNFDDYIYENSSVKLDIAKRVINLSIGAGYKIRYYKLLLDAADESLTNADRGNYYYNLALSLENIQDYDEAYFYYKKLLSIPRSDLRIDSIDYSGVVTKINYYDNPDFTIYRNLNDLIRDVKRYIYSGNTAKLLSIRDKHNFFIQSWDQRGGRGNSINTNSFLTTMIKLGSRRKNGIQFASNFEADSSDDISYLGSSGWEHIWEWYFVFKKVAYPKDPEINNGWAWIGVYLGKK; translated from the coding sequence ATAAAAACAATGAGGTTATTAGTTCAAGCGTTTGGGATAGTTCTGATTTTTATCTGTTGCAAGATTAAGCAGAGCGAAATTCATAGTCTCATAGGTCTTTTAGAAAAGTCAAATAAAAAGAGTTTAGATAGATTCCTTATTATTGATAGAATAGTTGATATTCACATGCGTAATAAAGATTATAAAGATGCTTTGAGAATTGTAAATCAAGGAATTGTTAATGATGAAAGTGGGGAATATTATCCTTTGTATTTTTATTTGATGGGTAATGTGTATTCATTCATTAATGAAGATTTAGTAGCTTTTACTTATTACAGATATGTTTTTGATAATTTTGATGATTATATTTATGAAAATAGTTCTGTAAAATTAGATATTGCAAAAAGGGTGATCAATCTAAGTATTGGAGCTGGGTATAAAATACGTTACTATAAATTATTGCTTGATGCTGCTGATGAGAGTCTTACAAATGCAGATAGAGGCAATTATTATTACAATCTTGCTTTAAGTTTAGAGAATATTCAAGATTATGATGAGGCTTATTTTTATTATAAAAAGTTGCTTTCAATACCAAGGTCAGATTTAAGAATAGATTCCATAGACTATTCTGGTGTTGTTACTAAGATTAATTATTATGATAATCCGGACTTTACAATTTATAGAAATTTGAATGATTTGATACGAGATGTTAAGAGATATATTTATTCTGGAAATACTGCAAAGTTATTAAGTATAAGGGATAAACACAATTTTTTTATTCAAAGTTGGGATCAAAGAGGTGGTAGAGGCAATTCAATTAATACAAACAGTTTTTTGACAACGATGATTAAGCTTGGAAGTAGACGAAAAAATGGAATACAGTTTGCAAGTAATTTTGAAGCTGATTCTAGTGATGATATATCTTATCTTGGTTCTAGTGGTTGGGAGCACATTTGGGAATGGTATTTTGTCTTTAAAAAAGTTGCTTATCCAAAGGATCCTGAGATTAATAATGGTTGGGCTTGGATAGGTGTTTATTTGGGGAAAAAATAG
- a CDS encoding SH3 domain-containing protein: MDKKLIYILLIILFLSYLSCFNKNNKYKYGIVLDSNNREKLPNGSLVNIEDTNQEKKTITISYNGIKFIVHKFIIEKFQTKKEAEKFQVSIQPYVSKYAISKKDLLPLRTSPDSYVENIIYRIPKETILKIIYIGEETKAGSLKGRWIQVLTKDGYKGYVFDYSLEVFDNITGTIITSPLDQASQDHATNTFKNIKYLRPLYYEKMIANNTYNTNLLREDYGLFFTHKNEIKINIPELTLHFKFNAVEEVKPNGFLFRSETSKEDFILLLKETQNYYKSIIKAKERNLEATFVIIEQNIKKIILEAEKQNQNLISRLISYGTLINKQYGNLEFKSDKTFVWEIDKKIYNLPNSGTFEIIGLNPKLQISYKNAIKLITKERKEYFCLLDYTNNALQLIFISPKSVEDGLIITDDKDKMAVILFNNDQPKQNMLTKQSQHTT, from the coding sequence ATGGATAAAAAATTAATTTATATTTTACTAATCATATTATTTCTTTCTTATCTCTCTTGTTTCAATAAGAATAATAAATACAAATACGGAATTGTTCTAGATTCAAACAATAGAGAAAAACTTCCAAATGGATCACTTGTAAACATAGAAGATACTAATCAAGAAAAAAAAACAATTACAATAAGCTATAATGGGATAAAATTTATCGTACATAAATTCATAATAGAAAAGTTTCAAACAAAAAAAGAAGCAGAAAAATTTCAAGTAAGTATTCAACCATATGTAAGCAAATATGCTATAAGTAAAAAAGATCTCTTGCCCCTTAGAACCTCTCCAGACAGCTATGTAGAAAACATAATATATCGCATTCCAAAAGAAACCATATTAAAAATAATATATATTGGAGAAGAAACAAAAGCAGGTTCACTTAAAGGAAGATGGATACAAGTCTTAACAAAAGATGGATACAAAGGTTATGTTTTTGATTACTCACTTGAAGTGTTCGATAATATTACAGGCACAATAATCACAAGTCCATTAGATCAAGCTTCCCAGGATCATGCAACCAACACATTTAAAAACATTAAATATTTAAGACCACTCTACTACGAAAAAATGATAGCCAATAACACTTATAATACCAACTTATTAAGAGAAGATTATGGGCTATTTTTTACTCACAAAAATGAAATAAAAATCAATATACCTGAATTAACCCTACACTTCAAATTCAATGCTGTTGAAGAGGTAAAACCTAATGGATTTTTATTTAGATCTGAAACCTCAAAGGAAGATTTTATTCTCTTATTAAAAGAAACCCAAAACTACTACAAGTCAATTATAAAAGCTAAAGAACGAAACCTCGAGGCAACATTCGTTATTATTGAACAAAATATTAAAAAAATTATTCTTGAAGCAGAAAAACAAAATCAAAATCTAATAAGTAGATTAATATCCTATGGAACATTAATAAACAAACAATATGGAAATCTTGAATTTAAAAGCGATAAAACCTTTGTTTGGGAAATAGATAAAAAAATTTATAATCTCCCAAATTCTGGAACATTTGAAATAATAGGACTTAACCCAAAGCTACAAATTTCATATAAAAACGCCATCAAATTAATAACTAAGGAAAGAAAAGAATACTTTTGTCTACTAGACTATACAAATAATGCCTTACAACTCATATTTATATCCCCTAAAAGTGTTGAAGACGGTTTAATAATCACTGATGACAAAGACAAAATGGCAGTCATACTGTTTAATAACGATCAACCTAAGCAAAATATGCTTACAAAACAATCTCAACACACTACTTAA
- a CDS encoding ankyrin repeat domain-containing protein translates to MKTLLMLLLTQLITFSNVNENIKIIKELSQTIYSLSSREYEINKKKFDKFVESIDLNNSNLLKELQKIKNEFLITSVYFQNITGTLISLNLAAEINFKYKISPLSISIINNDFQTTKTLIEYGMQINKIDETEHSSIFWAIYLSNKKIFNLLKEKGADLSLTLNNGKTPIQAAIETENADLIELLLKQNVYIKDEYKKEVKNLKNKKIKNLLKKYKII, encoded by the coding sequence ATGAAAACATTGTTAATGCTACTCTTAACACAACTTATTACATTTTCAAATGTAAATGAGAACATAAAAATCATAAAAGAATTATCACAAACAATTTATAGTCTTAGCAGCAGAGAATATGAAATAAACAAAAAAAAATTCGATAAGTTTGTAGAGTCAATAGACTTAAATAACAGTAATCTGTTAAAAGAGTTACAAAAAATAAAAAATGAATTTCTAATTACATCTGTATACTTCCAAAACATAACAGGTACTTTAATATCACTAAATCTCGCTGCAGAAATAAATTTCAAATACAAAATATCTCCCCTATCAATCTCAATAATCAATAATGATTTTCAAACTACAAAAACATTAATAGAATACGGAATGCAAATCAATAAAATAGATGAAACAGAACATTCATCAATATTTTGGGCAATATACTTAAGCAATAAAAAAATATTTAATCTTTTAAAAGAAAAAGGTGCTGATTTAAGTCTTACTCTTAATAATGGAAAAACACCTATACAAGCTGCAATAGAAACTGAAAATGCTGATTTAATAGAGTTATTACTGAAACAAAACGTTTATATTAAAGATGAATATAAAAAAGAAGTTAAGAATTTAAAAAATAAAAAAATAAAAAATCTTCTAAAAAAGTATAAAATAATATAA
- a CDS encoding dicarboxylate/amino acid:cation symporter: protein MNTKVKFFLTMPIGILLGLFLPSEAYNILSQIFIRLAYFSLIPFLIFSIPLGIENIIENKKFRRLFGKTIYYGILINIIGALISIAIATIYLPQRIPILDKNIRNLYTFDKTTFLETFFPKNIFTILTNSNPNLLSIYIISIIIGTSFYYAKQKGRIARELILSISNLFYNANGIVVKLLHFGIIFITASYTINLTKFKNYQYYIDSIIFLSLWTIIIILIIIPMISYRFTKNFKLSYKNILISIQNIIFAGLTMDTYAPYSILIEDIKNEKIKVKKSIITNIPIINFISKSGTIFISTISFFIILKSYSSLPISIYEIGYMSVLAFLCIFAFPHIPNSLIYIITMLCSTYTKGIELSHSNIIPILPILTSLALMIDFTSNIAIMQIIDLNELKDT, encoded by the coding sequence ATGAATACAAAAGTAAAATTCTTTCTAACAATGCCTATTGGAATATTACTTGGATTGTTTCTTCCCTCTGAAGCTTATAATATACTGTCACAAATATTCATAAGGTTAGCTTATTTTTCACTAATTCCTTTTTTAATATTCTCAATTCCACTTGGAATAGAAAACATTATTGAGAATAAAAAATTCAGAAGATTATTTGGAAAAACAATATATTATGGAATCTTAATTAACATCATAGGAGCACTCATATCAATTGCAATTGCAACAATATATCTACCACAAAGAATTCCAATACTAGACAAAAATATTCGAAATCTATATACGTTTGATAAAACAACATTTCTTGAAACATTTTTTCCAAAAAATATTTTTACAATACTAACAAACAGTAATCCAAATCTTTTAAGTATCTATATTATTTCAATCATCATTGGCACTAGTTTTTACTATGCAAAACAAAAAGGAAGAATTGCTAGAGAACTTATTTTAAGCATCTCAAATCTCTTTTACAATGCAAACGGAATAGTTGTCAAACTACTCCACTTTGGAATTATTTTCATTACAGCATCATATACTATAAATTTAACAAAATTTAAAAACTATCAATATTACATTGACAGCATAATTTTCTTATCATTATGGACAATTATTATTATCCTAATAATAATTCCAATGATTAGCTATCGATTTACCAAAAACTTTAAATTATCATATAAGAACATCTTAATATCCATACAAAACATAATATTTGCAGGTTTAACGATGGACACCTATGCGCCCTATTCTATTTTAATAGAAGATATTAAAAATGAAAAAATAAAAGTAAAAAAATCAATAATAACAAATATACCGATAATCAACTTTATTTCCAAATCTGGAACAATTTTTATATCAACAATTTCATTTTTCATTATTTTAAAATCCTACTCTAGTTTGCCCATATCAATCTATGAAATAGGCTATATGAGCGTATTAGCATTTCTCTGCATTTTCGCATTCCCACACATACCAAATAGTTTAATTTACATAATCACAATGCTATGTTCAACTTACACAAAAGGAATTGAGCTTAGTCATTCTAATATAATACCAATACTCCCAATCTTAACATCTCTAGCTCTAATGATAGATTTCACCTCCAATATTGCAATAATGCAAATAATAGATTTGAATGAACTAAAAGATACTTAA
- the proS gene encoding proline--tRNA ligase has product MGDFISSKEEEFSKWYLDIVQKAKLVDYSPVKGCMVIMPYGYAIWERIKSVLDGKFKETGHENAYFPLLIPYEFLEREKEHVEGFSPELAIVTTAGGEELSKSLVLRPTSETVIWNMYSKWIKSYRDLPVKINQWANIIRWEKRTRPFLRTTEFLWQEGHTAHETAKEAEEEVLFILNLYKRFVEDYLSIPVFCGQKTESEKFAGAVSTYTIEALMQDKKALQLGTSHYLGLNFAKAFDVKFQNKRGEMEYVFATSWGVSTRLIGALIMVHADNKGLILPPKIAPIEIIIVPIFKGDDEANKKVLEYSTTIFNILKREKFRVELDRDIKNSPGFRFAAAELKGIPIRIEIGSNDILMDCVTVARRDKDKNSKYQVSVRELSSKMRHELEAMQCALFNRALRFRNLHTKEIIGSKEDDYYIFKTYISEHLGFVLSSWCGNKVCEESIKNDTKATIRCIPEDFKNRTLDNLTCIYCNSAAKDLALFARAY; this is encoded by the coding sequence ATGGGTGATTTTATTTCTTCAAAGGAAGAAGAATTTTCTAAATGGTATTTGGATATAGTACAAAAGGCGAAACTAGTTGATTATAGCCCTGTTAAAGGGTGTATGGTTATTATGCCTTATGGATATGCTATTTGGGAGAGAATTAAGAGTGTGCTTGATGGTAAGTTTAAAGAAACAGGACATGAAAATGCATATTTCCCATTGCTTATTCCTTATGAGTTTTTGGAAAGAGAAAAGGAACATGTTGAGGGTTTCTCACCAGAGCTTGCTATTGTAACAACTGCTGGTGGTGAAGAATTGTCAAAATCTTTGGTTTTAAGGCCTACTTCTGAGACGGTTATTTGGAATATGTATAGCAAATGGATAAAGTCTTATAGAGATTTGCCTGTTAAGATAAATCAATGGGCAAATATTATTCGTTGGGAGAAAAGAACAAGACCATTTCTCCGTACCACTGAATTTTTGTGGCAAGAAGGACATACTGCACATGAAACTGCTAAGGAAGCTGAAGAGGAGGTTTTATTTATTTTAAATCTTTATAAAAGGTTTGTTGAAGATTATTTGTCTATTCCTGTATTTTGTGGGCAAAAGACGGAAAGTGAAAAATTTGCAGGTGCTGTGTCTACCTACACAATTGAAGCATTGATGCAAGATAAAAAAGCTTTACAATTAGGAACATCTCATTATTTAGGATTAAATTTTGCTAAGGCTTTTGATGTTAAGTTCCAGAACAAGAGAGGTGAGATGGAATATGTTTTTGCAACTAGTTGGGGAGTTTCAACTAGGTTAATTGGGGCATTGATTATGGTTCATGCGGATAACAAAGGTTTGATATTGCCCCCAAAAATAGCACCAATTGAAATTATTATTGTTCCTATTTTTAAAGGAGATGATGAGGCTAATAAAAAGGTACTTGAATATTCTACTACTATTTTTAATATTTTAAAAAGGGAAAAGTTTAGAGTTGAACTTGATAGGGATATTAAGAATTCTCCAGGATTTAGATTTGCGGCTGCAGAACTTAAGGGTATTCCAATACGTATTGAGATAGGTTCTAATGATATTCTTATGGATTGTGTAACTGTTGCTAGAAGGGATAAGGATAAAAACTCTAAGTATCAGGTATCAGTTAGAGAGCTGTCATCTAAAATGAGACATGAGCTTGAGGCTATGCAATGTGCATTGTTTAATAGGGCACTAAGGTTTAGAAATTTGCATACTAAAGAAATTATTGGGTCTAAAGAAGATGACTATTACATTTTTAAGACTTATATCAGTGAGCATTTGGGATTTGTGCTTTCTTCATGGTGTGGAAATAAAGTTTGTGAAGAGAGTATTAAAAATGATACAAAGGCTACAATACGGTGCATTCCTGAAGATTTTAAAAATAGGACTTTAGATAATTTGACTTGTATTTATTGCAACTCAGCAGCCAAGGACCTTGCCTTGTTTGCAAGAGCTTACTAA
- a CDS encoding DUF3996 domain-containing protein yields the protein MEKKAKKIVILLLIFNLYYSAFSQSNNAYSIECKKKDDGTICITNDKPTSEKPKPTSEKLKPTSEKPKPTSEKPKPTSEKPKPTSEKPKPTSEKPKPTSEKPKPTSEKPKPTSEKPKPTSEKPKPTSEKPKPTSEKPKPTSEKLKPTSEKPKPTSEKPKPTSEKPKPTSEKPKQHITKKNHYAIKSIKNPFSFAVGTGTGNPLINLLISIPYIDIDLGYGSFLYFSSANFKPYNLIAVDLTFRQQIGTSLIIGGGFGIGIDWSQANLIPPGAQQPSPYNRIGIVARLPLSIEYKVAKNLSLGFKTYPTIGPTILLTEPKIIFEGLRFKFFAIGFIRVFI from the coding sequence ATGGAAAAAAAAGCAAAAAAAATAGTCATATTATTGTTAATATTTAATTTATACTATTCTGCTTTTTCTCAATCTAACAATGCTTATTCCATAGAATGTAAAAAAAAAGATGATGGAACCATATGCATCACAAATGATAAACCTACCTCTGAAAAACCTAAACCTACCTCTGAAAAACTTAAACCTACCTCTGAAAAACCTAAACCTACCTCTGAAAAACCTAAACCTACCTCTGAAAAACCTAAACCTACCTCTGAAAAACCTAAACCTACCTCTGAAAAACCTAAACCTACCTCTGAAAAACCTAAACCTACCTCTGAAAAACCTAAACCTACCTCTGAAAAACCTAAACCTACCTCTGAAAAACCTAAACCTACCTCTGAAAAACCTAAACCTACCTCTGAAAAACCTAAACCTACCTCTGAAAAACTTAAACCTACCTCTGAAAAACCTAAACCTACCTCTGAAAAACCTAAACCTACCTCTGAAAAACCTAAACCTACCTCTGAAAAACCTAAACAACACATCACTAAAAAAAATCATTACGCAATCAAAAGTATAAAGAATCCTTTTTCATTTGCAGTAGGAACAGGAACTGGAAATCCCCTTATTAATCTTTTAATTTCAATTCCGTATATAGATATCGATCTGGGATATGGTAGTTTCCTATACTTCAGTTCTGCAAATTTTAAGCCTTACAATTTAATTGCTGTTGACCTAACTTTTAGACAACAAATAGGAACATCTTTAATAATCGGAGGAGGGTTTGGAATTGGGATAGATTGGTCCCAAGCAAATTTAATTCCACCTGGAGCTCAACAACCCTCCCCTTATAATAGAATAGGAATAGTCGCCAGACTACCTTTATCAATTGAATATAAAGTTGCAAAAAACTTGTCATTAGGATTTAAAACTTATCCTACAATTGGTCCAACAATACTCCTTACAGAACCAAAAATAATATTTGAAGGACTGCGATTTAAATTCTTTGCAATTGGATTCATCAGAGTTTTTATATAA
- the manA gene encoding mannose-6-phosphate isomerase, class I has protein sequence MRVDNIFLMRNEIKEYDWGGISFIPYLLGQREDGLPKAEMWLGAHKTFSSKILVDGQYIALCDFLENYDDLLGCKGELPFLFKVLSAQRPLSIQIHPSKETALKGFELENVKGIGINDFERIYKDQNPKVELVYALSDFYALKGFLPLFEIISICRKLKLDFHFTTHKEFIRNVFSLQKYEIENAISKIKENLGSIDDFRAYWFNEIHKIYGVDIGLLVFLGMRIFKLNPGEVLYTESQEVHAYLKGECLELMTNSDNVIRAGLTTKYIDKDEMLKVGKFEEGMVSLLRSENIDGFNVFKLPGTDLSLLQRNINEKICFKQDGVMILLVMNGKIQINNKFFLKKGESVFIRNFGEELLICGEGEIFIALSL, from the coding sequence ATGAGAGTTGATAATATATTTTTGATGAGAAATGAAATTAAGGAATACGATTGGGGTGGAATTAGTTTCATCCCCTATCTTTTGGGTCAGAGGGAAGATGGTTTACCTAAGGCCGAGATGTGGCTTGGAGCACATAAGACATTTTCTAGTAAGATATTAGTTGATGGTCAGTATATTGCTCTTTGTGATTTTTTAGAAAATTATGATGATCTTTTGGGATGTAAGGGTGAATTACCATTTTTATTTAAGGTTCTCTCAGCCCAAAGGCCTCTATCAATTCAGATACATCCTTCAAAAGAGACTGCTTTAAAAGGCTTTGAACTTGAAAATGTTAAAGGCATAGGTATTAATGATTTTGAGAGGATTTATAAGGATCAGAATCCAAAGGTAGAGCTTGTTTATGCATTAAGCGATTTTTATGCTCTTAAAGGATTTTTGCCTCTCTTTGAAATTATCAGTATATGTAGAAAGTTGAAATTAGATTTTCATTTTACAACACATAAAGAGTTTATAAGAAATGTATTTAGTTTGCAAAAGTATGAAATCGAGAATGCTATTAGTAAAATAAAAGAAAATTTGGGTTCCATAGATGATTTTAGAGCTTATTGGTTTAATGAAATTCATAAGATATATGGGGTAGATATTGGTCTTTTAGTGTTTTTAGGGATGCGTATTTTTAAATTAAATCCGGGCGAAGTACTTTATACAGAAAGTCAAGAAGTTCATGCTTATCTTAAGGGTGAATGCCTTGAACTTATGACTAATTCGGACAATGTGATTAGAGCAGGTCTTACCACTAAATATATTGATAAGGATGAGATGCTTAAGGTTGGTAAGTTTGAAGAGGGGATGGTCTCCTTATTAAGGAGTGAAAATATTGATGGTTTTAATGTATTTAAGCTTCCAGGTACTGATTTGAGTTTATTACAGAGAAACATAAATGAAAAAATTTGCTTTAAACAAGATGGTGTAATGATATTGTTAGTTATGAATGGGAAAATTCAGATTAATAATAAGTTTTTCCTTAAGAAGGGAGAGAGCGTATTTATAAGAAATTTTGGTGAGGAATTATTAATTTGTGGAGAGGGCGAAATTTTTATTGCACTCTCTTTATAA